DNA from Orbaceae bacterium lpD01:
TTCAATCACCCCGCCCAATCCCTGTCGAAAACGATCTTTATCCATTTTCTTCAATGTCTCTTTTTCCCATAAACGGCAGCCATCCGGCGAAAACTCATCACCTAAGGTTATTTCACCGTTAAAGACACCGAATTCTAGTTTGTAATCGACTAAAATAAGTCCAGCTTTATCAAAAAGCTCACTGAGAATCGTGTTAATTTTAAAACTGAGAGCCTTCATTCGTTCAAGTTGTTCTGTCGTTGCCCAGCCAAATGCGCGGCAGTGTGACTCATTAACCAGCGGATCGTGCAGTGCATCATTCTTTAAAAACAGCTCAAATGTCGGAGGATTGAGTACTCTGCCCTCTTCTATACCTAATCGTTTGACCAGTGA
Protein-coding regions in this window:
- a CDS encoding phosphoribosylaminoimidazolesuccinocarboxamide synthase; protein product: MQKRAELYRGKAKTVYYTDNPDLLILEFRNDTSAFDGLRIEQLERKGMINNKFNHFIMNKLAIAGIPTQVEQLLSDNEVLVKKLAMIPVECVIRNRAAGSLVKRLGIEEGRVLNPPTFELFLKNDALHDPLVNESHCRAFGWATTEQLERMKALSFKINTILSELFDKAGLILVDYKLEFGVFNGEITLGDEFSPDGCRLWEKETLKKMDKDRFRQGLGGVIEAYEEVAQRIGVVL